A single genomic interval of Halomonas sp. GT harbors:
- the ubiB gene encoding ubiquinone biosynthesis regulatory protein kinase UbiB, which yields MSLRLLKISWIVARHRLDTLIPIERLPFWLRILMTLSPLKLFPVGQRSRGERLRLALEALGPIFIKFGQMLSTRRDLLPEDIADELKRLQDQVPPFPGELAAARVEKELEMSLVEAFAAFDRTPLASASIAQVHAATLHSGEDVVVKIIRPGIDRIMRQDMALMYQIAKLLGKVPDAKRLRPVEVIRDYEATLFDELDLYKEAANTSQLKRNFKESPLLFVPTIYWPYTRRHVMVQERIRGVPVADLDTLIARGTNLKKLAERGVEIFFTQVFRDNFFHADMHPGNIFVNCDDPEDPQYIAIDCGIVGSLTREDQDYLARNLLAFFHQDYYEVAALHIESGWVGENTRANEFAAAIRTVCEPILEKPLKDISFGQVLLGLFQTARRFNMEVQPQLVLLQKTLLNIEGLGRQLYPDLDLWSTAKPYLEKWMKQRAGIGGLWESFKRQAPELSHQLPELPVLAHQALSRMEHEHRQRHQQVTSISDVQQQLTRQHKRHYRLRIGLILLAVALAWHPLSSWASAQEWPVLAAAGVGLLLLLWQ from the coding sequence ATGAGCCTGCGGTTATTGAAGATTTCTTGGATAGTGGCTCGCCATCGTTTAGATACGTTGATACCCATTGAGCGGCTACCGTTCTGGCTGCGTATCTTAATGACGCTTTCGCCTCTAAAGCTATTTCCCGTTGGGCAACGCAGTCGCGGCGAGCGATTGCGCCTAGCTTTGGAAGCGCTTGGGCCGATTTTTATTAAATTTGGCCAAATGCTCTCAACCCGTCGAGATCTATTGCCCGAAGATATCGCCGATGAATTAAAACGGCTGCAAGACCAAGTGCCTCCTTTCCCTGGCGAATTAGCTGCCGCACGGGTCGAAAAAGAGCTTGAAATGTCGCTGGTTGAAGCATTCGCCGCCTTTGACCGAACCCCTCTCGCTTCTGCATCGATTGCCCAGGTGCATGCGGCAACGCTGCATAGCGGTGAAGATGTCGTCGTCAAAATTATTCGCCCCGGCATCGACCGCATTATGCGCCAGGATATGGCGCTAATGTATCAAATCGCTAAGTTGCTGGGTAAAGTGCCTGACGCCAAACGCTTACGCCCCGTAGAAGTGATTCGTGATTACGAAGCCACCTTATTTGACGAACTAGACCTCTACAAAGAAGCGGCAAACACGTCGCAACTTAAGCGTAACTTCAAAGAATCACCGCTGCTGTTTGTACCGACAATTTATTGGCCCTACACCCGCCGCCATGTCATGGTTCAAGAGCGCATTCGCGGTGTCCCCGTGGCTGATTTAGACACCCTTATTGCGCGTGGAACCAACCTTAAGAAGCTGGCTGAACGCGGCGTAGAAATCTTCTTCACCCAGGTCTTCCGAGATAATTTCTTCCATGCCGATATGCATCCCGGCAATATCTTTGTTAACTGCGATGATCCTGAAGATCCTCAGTATATCGCCATCGACTGCGGTATCGTAGGGAGCCTTACCAGAGAAGATCAAGACTACCTTGCGCGCAACTTACTGGCCTTTTTTCATCAAGATTATTACGAAGTGGCGGCATTACATATTGAGTCCGGATGGGTGGGCGAAAACACACGCGCTAACGAGTTCGCAGCCGCTATTCGTACCGTATGCGAGCCCATTCTTGAAAAGCCGCTAAAAGATATTTCGTTTGGGCAGGTGCTGTTAGGACTGTTTCAAACGGCGCGACGCTTTAATATGGAAGTACAGCCACAGCTAGTATTGTTGCAAAAAACGTTACTTAACATCGAAGGGCTGGGTCGTCAGCTTTACCCTGACCTGGATCTGTGGAGCACGGCGAAACCATATCTAGAAAAGTGGATGAAACAGCGCGCTGGTATCGGCGGTCTTTGGGAGTCGTTCAAACGTCAAGCGCCAGAACTTTCTCATCAATTGCCTGAGCTACCCGTGCTAGCGCATCAGGCGCTGAGTCGAATGGAACATGAACACCGCCAGCGTCATCAGCAAGTGACCTCGATTAGCGATGTTCAGCAGCAACTGACACGCCAGCATAAGCGTCATTATCGGCTGCGTATCGGTCTTATCTTGCTGGCTGTTGCCCTAGCTTGGCATCCGCTGAGCAGCTGGGCATCGGCTCAAGAATGGCCTGTTTTAGCCGCTGCGGGTGTTGGCTTGCTATTGCTACTATGGCAATGA
- a CDS encoding phosphoribosyl-ATP diphosphatase, with amino-acid sequence MTDSTQTTQVLDALAEVLKQRRHACAEDSYVASLHHKGLNKILEKVGEEATETILAAKDAEHGGEQAHQALIAETADLWFHSLVMLSHLELDHQRVLDELAQRFGISGHDEKASRTQR; translated from the coding sequence ATGACTGATTCTACCCAGACGACGCAAGTGCTAGATGCACTCGCTGAGGTCTTAAAGCAGCGTCGACATGCTTGTGCAGAAGATTCTTATGTTGCCTCCTTGCATCATAAGGGTTTGAACAAGATACTCGAAAAAGTCGGCGAAGAGGCGACCGAAACCATTTTGGCTGCCAAAGATGCCGAGCATGGTGGCGAGCAAGCGCATCAAGCGCTAATCGCTGAAACCGCCGACCTGTGGTTTCATAGTTTGGTAATGCTGTCGCACCTTGAACTGGATCATCAGCGCGTTTTGGATGAGCTAGCACAGCGATTTGGTATTTCTGGTCATGACGAAAAAGCGTCCCGCACACAACGTTAA
- the tatA gene encoding Sec-independent protein translocase subunit TatA, with product MLGGISIWQLLIVLGIIILIFGTKKLRNVGTDLGGAVKGFKKAINEEEKDGDKKDADQPQAKVSHDEAGNTYDVQAEEKRAAEERPTERNEERK from the coding sequence ATGTTAGGTGGTATCAGTATTTGGCAGTTGCTGATTGTTCTGGGCATTATCATCCTAATTTTCGGCACCAAGAAACTGCGTAATGTGGGCACCGATTTAGGCGGTGCAGTCAAAGGCTTTAAGAAGGCCATTAACGAAGAAGAGAAAGACGGCGACAAAAAAGATGCTGACCAACCTCAGGCGAAAGTAAGCCACGATGAGGCTGGCAATACTTATGATGTACAAGCAGAAGAGAAGCGTGCCGCCGAAGAACGCCCCACAGAACGTAACGAAGAGCGCAAATAA
- the tatB gene encoding Sec-independent protein translocase protein TatB yields the protein MLDIGFLELMLIGIVGLLVLGPERLPKAARTAGMWIGKIKRTVSGMQREISAQLEAEELRQKLNEQQKKLDDSLKKAKQDVESIADAPSSSSSSNASTSATQNETEQRVANASARLDDALQTVREDTPTASSPAPHQRATDELRAVNPNGKSESSKANAKQPNMENADIKKADLTKADLTKDSNHQ from the coding sequence ATGCTGGATATCGGCTTTCTTGAACTGATGCTGATTGGTATCGTTGGGCTTCTGGTGCTTGGCCCAGAGCGCCTGCCTAAAGCTGCTCGCACAGCAGGTATGTGGATTGGCAAAATTAAGCGTACGGTATCCGGTATGCAGCGCGAAATCAGCGCTCAGTTGGAAGCAGAGGAGTTGCGTCAAAAGCTCAACGAGCAACAGAAAAAGCTCGATGATAGCCTCAAAAAAGCCAAGCAGGATGTTGAGAGCATTGCCGACGCCCCCTCTTCTTCCAGCTCTTCAAACGCTTCTACATCGGCCACCCAAAACGAGACCGAGCAGCGGGTTGCCAACGCTAGCGCCCGGTTAGATGATGCCTTGCAAACAGTACGCGAAGACACGCCAACAGCCTCTTCCCCTGCGCCTCATCAACGTGCTACCGATGAGCTGCGTGCGGTGAATCCTAACGGCAAAAGTGAGTCTAGCAAGGCAAATGCTAAGCAGCCGAATATGGAAAATGCCGATATTAAAAAGGCGGATCTTACAAAGGCGGATCTTACAAAGGATAGTAATCACCAATGA
- the tatC gene encoding twin-arginine translocase subunit TatC: MSMSGDSQEPRKDQGQAPLIEHLIELRSRLMKAVVVILVVFLGLYAFANDIYSFVAEPLMALLPEGSQMIATEVASPFLAPFKLTLVVAVFIAIPFVLHQAWAFVAPGLYDNEKALAIPILVSSIALFYAGAAFAYYVVFPLLFEFFTQTGPENVAVMTDINQYLNFVLKLFFAFGVAFEIPIATFLLILSGATTVESLSKKRPYIILGCFVVGMLLTPPDIISQSLLAIPMYLLYEVGLLFGRLVRRKAKADDAEEQET; the protein is encoded by the coding sequence ATGAGCATGTCTGGCGATTCCCAGGAGCCACGTAAAGACCAAGGCCAAGCGCCTCTTATTGAGCACCTGATTGAACTACGCTCGCGGCTGATGAAAGCGGTCGTGGTTATATTAGTCGTGTTTCTTGGCCTTTACGCCTTTGCCAATGATATCTACAGCTTTGTGGCTGAGCCATTAATGGCACTGTTGCCAGAAGGCTCACAGATGATCGCCACCGAAGTGGCCTCACCTTTCCTGGCTCCTTTCAAACTAACCCTGGTAGTCGCCGTCTTTATCGCTATCCCCTTCGTGCTACACCAAGCATGGGCGTTTGTAGCACCTGGGCTTTACGATAACGAAAAGGCACTGGCGATCCCCATTCTGGTCTCCAGCATAGCGCTATTTTACGCAGGGGCGGCCTTCGCTTATTACGTAGTTTTTCCGCTGCTATTTGAGTTTTTCACCCAGACTGGGCCGGAGAACGTGGCAGTAATGACCGATATTAACCAGTATCTAAACTTTGTACTGAAGCTATTTTTCGCCTTTGGTGTTGCGTTTGAAATCCCCATCGCGACATTTCTATTGATATTATCTGGCGCGACCACGGTCGAAAGCCTTTCTAAAAAGCGCCCCTACATTATTTTAGGCTGCTTTGTGGTGGGCATGCTGCTTACTCCTCCCGACATTATTTCTCAAAGCCTGTTAGCGATACCGATGTATCTACTTTATGAAGTGGGCCTACTGTTTGGCCGATTGGTACGCCGTAAAGCAAAGGCGGATGATGCTGAGGAACAAGAGACCTAA
- the elbB gene encoding isoprenoid biosynthesis glyoxalase ElbB, with protein sequence MTKQVAIVLAGCGVFDGSEIYETTLTLLRLDQLGIGYRCFAPDVAQHHVINHLTQEPVEGEQRNVLQESARLARGDISPITELDADDFDAVIVPGGFGVAKNLSDFADQGDNMQVLESVKEALIGFKEEAKPIGLMCIAPVLVPRLLGEGVAVTIGHDPGVSGAISAMGGLHRSCGVEEIVVDHEHRVVTTPAYMLATRISEAATGIFKLVDRIDEMMG encoded by the coding sequence ATGACCAAACAGGTAGCAATCGTATTAGCAGGCTGCGGCGTTTTTGATGGGTCTGAAATCTATGAAACAACGCTAACGCTGCTGCGCCTAGATCAATTGGGGATTGGCTATCGCTGCTTTGCGCCAGATGTCGCTCAGCACCATGTAATTAATCACTTAACTCAAGAGCCTGTCGAGGGGGAGCAGCGAAATGTGCTGCAGGAATCGGCGCGCCTTGCTCGGGGTGATATTAGCCCGATTACTGAGCTAGATGCTGACGACTTTGATGCAGTCATTGTTCCTGGTGGGTTTGGTGTCGCTAAAAACCTGTCTGATTTTGCCGACCAGGGTGACAACATGCAGGTACTTGAGAGCGTAAAAGAAGCACTGATAGGTTTTAAAGAAGAGGCAAAGCCTATTGGTCTGATGTGTATTGCTCCTGTCTTGGTCCCGCGCCTGCTTGGTGAAGGTGTGGCCGTGACGATTGGTCATGATCCAGGTGTTTCTGGCGCCATTAGCGCGATGGGTGGCCTGCATCGCAGCTGCGGCGTAGAAGAGATTGTGGTGGATCATGAACATCGGGTGGTAACGACGCCTGCTTACATGTTGGCGACCCGTATCAGCGAGGCCGCGACAGGTATCTTTAAGTTGGTAGACCGCATTGATGAAATGATGGGCTAG
- the hemB gene encoding porphobilinogen synthase, which translates to MNTSAPRHFPATRLRRMRRDDFSRRLMQESTLTPSDLILPVFVLEGENQREAVASMPGVERLSIDLLIEQAREAYALGIPALALFPVIGAEQKSELAEEAYNASGLVQRSVRALKEALPELGIITDVALDPYTSHGQDGILDQHGYVQNDRTVDTLLKQALSHAEAGADVVAPSDMMDGRIGAIRQVLEQEHLHNVRIMAYSAKYASNYYGPFRDAVGSAANLGKADKRTYQMDPANSDEALHEVAMDIAEGADMVMVKPGMPYLDIVRRVKSELQVPTFAYQVSGEYAMHRAAFDNGWLEAEPVILESLMCFKRAGADGILTYFALEAARLLQR; encoded by the coding sequence TTGAACACCTCTGCTCCCCGCCATTTCCCTGCTACCCGTCTTCGCCGTATGCGTCGCGACGATTTCTCCCGTCGCTTAATGCAGGAGTCGACGCTAACGCCCAGCGACTTGATTTTGCCGGTCTTTGTGCTGGAAGGCGAAAATCAACGCGAAGCGGTTGCCTCAATGCCCGGTGTCGAGCGTCTTTCGATTGACCTGCTAATTGAGCAGGCCCGCGAGGCCTACGCGCTGGGCATTCCTGCCCTGGCTCTCTTCCCTGTTATCGGTGCAGAGCAAAAAAGCGAGTTAGCAGAGGAGGCTTATAACGCGAGCGGCCTTGTCCAGCGCAGCGTACGGGCGCTAAAAGAAGCGCTACCTGAGCTTGGCATTATTACCGATGTCGCCCTTGACCCCTATACTAGTCATGGTCAGGACGGCATTCTCGATCAACACGGCTATGTGCAGAATGACCGCACAGTAGATACGCTACTTAAACAGGCGCTCTCCCACGCCGAGGCAGGTGCCGATGTCGTGGCGCCTTCCGATATGATGGATGGCCGCATCGGCGCCATCCGCCAAGTGTTAGAGCAAGAACACCTGCATAATGTGCGTATTATGGCGTATAGCGCTAAGTACGCCTCTAACTATTACGGCCCTTTCCGTGATGCGGTCGGCTCTGCCGCTAATCTTGGCAAAGCAGACAAACGCACCTATCAAATGGATCCTGCCAATAGTGATGAAGCGCTGCATGAAGTGGCTATGGATATCGCCGAAGGCGCTGATATGGTGATGGTAAAACCCGGCATGCCTTACTTAGATATCGTACGCCGTGTAAAAAGCGAGCTTCAAGTACCGACGTTCGCTTACCAAGTCAGCGGTGAGTACGCCATGCATCGCGCCGCTTTTGACAACGGCTGGCTTGAGGCCGAACCCGTCATTCTTGAGTCACTCATGTGCTTCAAGCGAGCAGGTGCCGATGGGATTTTGACCTATTTCGCGTTAGAAGCAGCACGCTTGCTACAGCGTTAG